GTGTGCAACCGTCCCGATTTGGTAGATGAACTGCGAGACGGTTTCCACGCACCGGCAAACGCCGATTTGGCAGCACGTTGGCAATACATGGCCAACACATTGACCGTACAAGAAGCTGCCGACATCATGGCAACCAAAGAATTCCAAGCCGCCCAACAGGCTACTGCCAAACTGGCAACACCAAAAGACATCGCAGGCGGTGTCAAAGTTGGCGAAGCATTCTGATTCGAGGCCGTCTGAAACATTGACGGCAAATAAAAAAGGAAGACTTGAAAAAGTCTTCCTTTTTTGTCTTCCTAATTAATGATGTTTTACGTTATAGCGACGTTCCAAACGTAAGAATACCCATCCTAATACACTCGTCAATACAAGATAAATCAATGCAACCGTATAAAGTGGCTCTTGGAATATCGAATACTGGCCAGTAATCGCTTTTTGAACAGACATAAGTTCAGGAACTGCAATAACAGACAGCAAAGAACTATCTTTCAAAAGCGTAATAAATTCACCTGCAAGTGGCGGCAACATACGGCGAAGAGCCTGAGGCAAAATCACATAACGCATCGCCTGAGTATAGGTCAGACCCAAAGAACGTGCGGCTTCCATTTGGCCTTTATCAATCGACTGGATACCGGCACGGAAAATCTCACAAACATATGCACCTGAGTTTGCAATCAAAGCCATTACACCCGCAATCAATGGGCCATAAGAACGACGAAAATTAATTGCAGCTTCGCCGCTGATTAATGCACCATCGGTAGGATGTACAAAAAATGGGAAAATAACAAAAGCCCAAATAATAACTTGAGCAAGCAATGGCGTACCGCGGAACAACGCAACATACACAAAAGAAATCTTACGCAACACCCAAGCCAAGGCACGTATCGGCGCACCGGCTTTTTCAGGATTAACCAAACGCGCCAATGCCAGCAGCAAACCCAAAATTGAGCCGCCTGCCGTTGCAACCACTGTAATTCCCAGCGTCGCTAATACGCCGTAAAAAAACATCCAGCGGTATTCATAAATAATGTCAAAACGAAAATCCATAACCCTTCCGTCGGTCAAAATCGGTAACTAATCCGAATATTTTTTAAAATGAAGCTTGATATTTTACAAGAAAATACATTGCTTGAACGGTTTTTTGTTAAATTATTCCGTCCAACCCTGCTTTTTTTACATTTCCAATGAATTAAAGCCCTTTTCACCTTTCATCATATAAGACATTTTCCGTATAAAAAACAAAGCGCAAACCCGACACAAAATTGACCGAAACGCAAAAACAGCGGATAATCCGCCCATTCTTCAAACATCTTTCAGACGGCCTTCCCTCTTTCCTTGAGGGCCGTCTGAAAACATTTTTAAAAAGCATAAAACATGAAAGCACCCGAACTCTTATTGCCCGCCGGCGGCCTCGAACGCATGCGCGCCGCCTACGACTACGGCGCAGATGCCGTTTACGCCGGCAGCCCGCGTTACTCCCTGCGCGCCCGCAACAACGAATTTGCCAAACTTGATGTTTTAGAACAAGGCATTAAAGAAGCGCACGAGCGCAACAAAAAATTCTTTTTGACCGTCAACACCCTGCCGCACAACTCCAAACTCAAAACCTTTGTTTCCGATATGGAGCCCTTGATTGCCATGAAACCCGACGCGCTGATTATGGCGGATCCGGGTTTGATTATGACCGTGCGCGAAAAATGGCCGGAGATGCCGATCCACCTGTCCGTTCAGGCAAACACCACCAACTATTGGGGCGTGAAATTCTGGCAGAACATCGGCGTTGAACGCATCATCCTGTCGCGCGAATTGAGTATGGAAGAAATCGCCGAAATCCGCCAAGAATGCCCCGACATCGAACTCGAAGTCTTCATCCACGGCGCATTGTGCATCGCCTACTCCGGCCGTTGCCTGCTTTCCGGCTATTTCAACCACCGCGACCCCAACCAAGGCACATGCACCAACTCCTGCCGCTGGGACTACAAAGTCCACAATGCCACTGAAAGCGATGCAGGCGATGCCCAGCTTCTGCAAGGTTTCAACTTTGAAAAAGCCCAAGAAGAAGCCAATCAAAACTTCGAAGGCATCAACGGTCAGAAACGCCACCCCTACGCCGACAAAGTCTTCCTGATTGAAGAATCCAACCGACCAGGCGAGATGATGCCGATTATGGAAGACGAACACGGCACCTATATCATGAATTCCAAAGACCTGCGCGGTATCGAAGTCGTCGAAAAACTCGCCAAAATCGGTGTGGACAGCCTCAAAGTCGAAGGCCGCACCAAGTCGCTCTACTACGTCGCCCGCGTCGCCCAGTCCTACCGCAAAGCGATTGATGACGCCGTTGCAGGCCGTCCGTTTGATTACAGCCTATTGAGCGAACTCGAAGGCCTCGCCAACC
This genomic interval from Neisseria flavescens contains the following:
- a CDS encoding amino acid ABC transporter permease, with the translated sequence MDFRFDIIYEYRWMFFYGVLATLGITVVATAGGSILGLLLALARLVNPEKAGAPIRALAWVLRKISFVYVALFRGTPLLAQVIIWAFVIFPFFVHPTDGALISGEAAINFRRSYGPLIAGVMALIANSGAYVCEIFRAGIQSIDKGQMEAARSLGLTYTQAMRYVILPQALRRMLPPLAGEFITLLKDSSLLSVIAVPELMSVQKAITGQYSIFQEPLYTVALIYLVLTSVLGWVFLRLERRYNVKHH
- the yegQ gene encoding tRNA 5-hydroxyuridine modification protein YegQ; this encodes MKAPELLLPAGGLERMRAAYDYGADAVYAGSPRYSLRARNNEFAKLDVLEQGIKEAHERNKKFFLTVNTLPHNSKLKTFVSDMEPLIAMKPDALIMADPGLIMTVREKWPEMPIHLSVQANTTNYWGVKFWQNIGVERIILSRELSMEEIAEIRQECPDIELEVFIHGALCIAYSGRCLLSGYFNHRDPNQGTCTNSCRWDYKVHNATESDAGDAQLLQGFNFEKAQEEANQNFEGINGQKRHPYADKVFLIEESNRPGEMMPIMEDEHGTYIMNSKDLRGIEVVEKLAKIGVDSLKVEGRTKSLYYVARVAQSYRKAIDDAVAGRPFDYSLLSELEGLANRGYTSGFLERHQTQDYQNYLTGHSIAKQSQYVGHVTEIDENGWATIEVKNRFAIGDSLEIIHPSGNQTIKLEQMTRKGQPVDVAPGNGIQVKIPNMQGKEKALVARIMNP